A segment of the Actinomycetota bacterium genome:
GATGCGCTTATCCTTTACTGCAGCCATCTTTGAAATTCTCCTTATAAGACCAAACTCGCCAATATCCTCGATGAGCATGGTGACATCTAGTCCATTTCCTCAATATAGTTTTAGCATCTTTTGATTCGCGGCGATTTAAAGAATTCAGCTACTAACTTCATGGCGCAAAATTCCCCGCACATCGTGCACACATCCTCCTGTAGACCCCTTCTTTCCTCACGAGTTTTTCTGGCCTTTTCAGGATCGATGGCTAGTTTCATTTGTCTTTTCCAGTCTAAGGCTTTTCTAGCCTTGGACATCTGTAAATCCCACTCCGCTGCACCAGGGATACCCTTAATGATGTCGGCTGCATGGGCTGCAATTTTTGCAGCAATGACACCCTCTCTTACATCTTCGATTGTGGGAAGGCCGAGATGCTCTCGGGGAGTCACGTAGCAGAGAAAATCGGCACCTGAAGCAGCAGCGATCGCTCCGCCAATTGCAGAGGTAATGTGATCATAACCGGGTGCTACATCAGTAACTATCGGTCCCAAAAGGTAGAAAGGAGCACCCTTGCATATGGATTTCTCCATTTTTACTGTAGCCTCGATTTGGTCAAGGGGCACGTGACCTGGACCCTCGACCATAACCTGAACTTCAGCCTTTCTCGCCTTATCTACCAGTTCACCTAAGGTTAAAAGCTCCTCGACTTGAGCTCTATCTGAGGCGTCGGCTATGCATCCAGGTCTCATGCCATCACCAAGGCTTAAGGTAACATCGTACCTCTTCGCTATCTCAAGTAACCTATCGAATTGCTCATAGAGGGGATTCTCTTTATCGTTGTGGAGCATCCAGCCGATTATAAATGCTCCCCCCCGGCTGACCACATCAGTTATGCGTCCTTCTTGAGTTAAGGCGTTGAGAGCCTTCCAGGTAACACCACAATGAATGGTCATGAAATCCACGCCATCCCTTGCCTGGACTTCTATGACATTAAAGATATGGTCCGGGGTCATTTTTACAATATTTCCGTATTTAATCTTGGCATCTATGGCTGCTTGGTAGATGGGTACGGTGCCTATGGGGATGGAAGATTTGGTAATTATCGCTCTCCTTATCTTGTTTAAATCTCCCCCCGTACTCAAATCCATGACGGTATCAGCACCAGCTTTTACAGCTACCTTAAGTTTCTCAAGCTCCTCATCTATGAGGGGGAAATCCTCTGATGTACCGATATTTGCATTGACCTTTGTGTGCAAAGCCTCTCCTATCCCTGCGGGACGGGCGGAGGGGTGATTGATGTTTCTGGGGATGACGATTTTGCCTTGAGTAATGTTTTGAAGGATCAAATTTAAATTTACCCCTTCTTCCCGGGCCACTCTCTTTATTTCTTCGGGGATTTCCCCCGCTTTGATCCTAGTCACCAACGTGGCCATATTACTCCTCCTTTAGCTTAGCTTTGACCTCTCTGATCTTTCTTAGAAGTTCTGAGGTTGCTCTCTTCACATCGGTGGCACAAGCCACAGCAGAGATCACCGCCACTCCATCTGCTCCCGCTTTGAGCACATCCTCGATGTTATTCAGGGTTATCCCACCTATGGCAACGATTGGAGTTTTCACGGAACTCCTTATTTCAGATAAAGTACCCAATCCCACGGGCTGACCGGCATCGCTTTTGCTCGGAGTGAGAAAGATCGAGCCAACTCCAAGGTAATCTGCACCCTCTCTTTCCGCTCGAACTGCCTCTTCAATGCCACCTACAGAAACGCCGATTATTTTTTCCTTCCCCAGGATTCTCCGAGCATAAAGGAGGGGCATATCCTCCTGACCTAAGTGCACCCCATCGGCATCGATGGCTAAAGCTATATCGATTCGATCATTGATTATAAAGAGAGTCCCAGACCGGTGGGTCAACTTTTTAATCTCCGCTGCTATTCTCAGGATATCTCGCGTGTACCTGTCCTTCTCCCGCAATTGGATTACAGTGGCTCCTCCTGCGATCGCATCTCGAGCGACATCGATATGTGTCCGGCTCAGAACCGGTATTTCCGTGGTGATCACGTAGAGATCTAAATTCATATTCTCCTCTTTGGAATCATTCTTCACCTTTAAATCTACTTTTTAAGATGAAGGATGCTATGTCGGCTGCTCTTCTTCCCGAAAGGAACATCCCTCCAAATATGGCACCCATCCGTGGAGAACCAAAGACCGTGGCTACAGCCATACCGGCAACTATAAGACCGGGAAAGATCTCGCATGTTCTATCCACGACTTCTTTCTCACCTGCTTCGGACCACATGCAACTCTCTCCAATGACCTTACCCGTAAGTGTGGGAAAATTAGCCTCCGAGATTTTTTGAGAAACAACGCGAGCCACCTCAGCTCCATGACCCGTGGCATCTATTACGAGTTTCGATTTTACGGCGAGAGGATCGACATGGAGATGTGCAGCTTCAACGGCACCCCAATTTATAACTACACCGGTAACCCTGTTCCCTTCACGGATTATTACATCCTCGACGCTCATACCTATCCATATCTTGGCTCCTGCCTCGATGGTTGCAGTTGTACATCTTGAAACCGTTTCCACCGAGTCGGCTCTGTAGTAGCCGCCTGGATACTGTTCTAACTTCACTCCTAGTCCATCGAGAATCCCTTTGGCCCTTTCTTGTATCACGATCTTTGGGAAAAGCATACCTCCTCCCCACATTCCTCCTCCAACATAGAGATTTCTTTCAAAAACTGCGACCCTATAATTTTCTTGAGCCAAATATCGAGCTGCAGTTAATCCGGCAGGACCAGCCCCAGCAATGGCCACATCCAAATCGAGACGTTTGGAAAAATCACTCCAGAATCCGTCAATTATGGCTCTGGTCACCACAGTTTCTTCCAAGGCTTCCCGAGTGCTAAGATCCTTTACCACGATGACCTCCTTTGAAAGAACTTTTAATAGATCGAGATAAAAAAAAACCGTATTTCCAGCGGAAATACGGTTTTAAAGATATTATCCCTCCGCTGGCATTACCCAGAGCAGGTTCAAAGGGTCGTTCGATGATATCGAACCTCTCAGCCCGTAACACGAGCTCCCCTGAAATCTGTGAAGTTTTCATGATTATACACAAATTCAATGCCCTTTGCAAATGCATATTTATTTCACTCCCTTGATATGCTAACTTATAAGCGGAGATTTGGAGGCATTCGATGGATTTAAAGGGTAAGAGACCGGATGAGATCGGGAAATCTGAACACTTTACATACACACGGGCCGGCGTCGATTCCGCCAGGGAGGAGGTTGCCTTGGAGGAGCTGCTGAAGTGGATCAAGAAGACCTTTCGATTGAGGAAGGAAGTTGGAGTGGCGAAACTTAAGATGGGTTACTTTGCCAATGTCATCGATATCGGACGGAATATGGGAATCGCCATTTCAACCGATGGAGTGGGGACAAAGGTTCTCATCGCACAAATGATGGGCAAATATGACACCATTGGAATTGACTGCGTAGCCATGAATGTCAATGACATCCTCTGCGTAGGAGCAGAGCCGATTTCCATGGTGGATTACATAGCAGTTCAGGAACCACACCCTGACCTACTGGAAGGGATTGGAAAAGGACTTTATCGAGGGGCTCAAATGGCGAGGATAACCATTCCCGCCGGGGAGATAGCCCAACTAAAGGAGTTAATTAAGGGCAAGAGAGAAACCTATGGCTTTGATTTGGTGGGTACATGCGTTGGCATTGTCTCTCTCGATAAGGTGATCATGGGGCAGGATATCCAAGAGGGGGATATTGTGCTGGGTTTGGAAAGCAGCGGTATCCACAGCAATGGTTTAACGCTGGCACGTCAAATTTTCTTTGACAAGATGGGTTTTGATGTCAACGAGTACTTCGATGAGTTGGGAAGGACCATTGGCGAGGAGCTTCTGGAACCTACCAGGATTTATGTTCCCGAGGTCACGGAAATTCTAAATTCGGATTTAAACGTGAGAGCCTTGATACATATCACGGGGGATGGTTTTCTCAATTTAACTAGGGTGGCCTCGGAGGTAGGATATGTAATAAATTACCTACCTGAACCGCCACCGATATTTTCTTTGATTAAAAAGCTGGGCAACGTAACCGATGAAGAAATGTACAAAGTTTATAACATGGGCATCGGTTTTTGCCTGGTTATGGCACCAGATGATCTGGCACCTGCT
Coding sequences within it:
- the thiC gene encoding phosphomethylpyrimidine synthase ThiC, with protein sequence MATLVTRIKAGEIPEEIKRVAREEGVNLNLILQNITQGKIVIPRNINHPSARPAGIGEALHTKVNANIGTSEDFPLIDEELEKLKVAVKAGADTVMDLSTGGDLNKIRRAIITKSSIPIGTVPIYQAAIDAKIKYGNIVKMTPDHIFNVIEVQARDGVDFMTIHCGVTWKALNALTQEGRITDVVSRGGAFIIGWMLHNDKENPLYEQFDRLLEIAKRYDVTLSLGDGMRPGCIADASDRAQVEELLTLGELVDKARKAEVQVMVEGPGHVPLDQIEATVKMEKSICKGAPFYLLGPIVTDVAPGYDHITSAIGGAIAAASGADFLCYVTPREHLGLPTIEDVREGVIAAKIAAHAADIIKGIPGAAEWDLQMSKARKALDWKRQMKLAIDPEKARKTREERRGLQEDVCTMCGEFCAMKLVAEFFKSPRIKRC
- the thiE gene encoding thiamine phosphate synthase, with protein sequence MNLDLYVITTEIPVLSRTHIDVARDAIAGGATVIQLREKDRYTRDILRIAAEIKKLTHRSGTLFIINDRIDIALAIDADGVHLGQEDMPLLYARRILGKEKIIGVSVGGIEEAVRAEREGADYLGVGSIFLTPSKSDAGQPVGLGTLSEIRSSVKTPIVAIGGITLNNIEDVLKAGADGVAVISAVACATDVKRATSELLRKIREVKAKLKEE
- a CDS encoding sulfide-dependent adenosine diphosphate thiazole synthase; the encoded protein is MVKDLSTREALEETVVTRAIIDGFWSDFSKRLDLDVAIAGAGPAGLTAARYLAQENYRVAVFERNLYVGGGMWGGGMLFPKIVIQERAKGILDGLGVKLEQYPGGYYRADSVETVSRCTTATIEAGAKIWIGMSVEDVIIREGNRVTGVVINWGAVEAAHLHVDPLAVKSKLVIDATGHGAEVARVVSQKISEANFPTLTGKVIGESCMWSEAGEKEVVDRTCEIFPGLIVAGMAVATVFGSPRMGAIFGGMFLSGRRAADIASFILKSRFKGEE
- the purM gene encoding phosphoribosylformylglycinamidine cyclo-ligase, with product MDLKGKRPDEIGKSEHFTYTRAGVDSAREEVALEELLKWIKKTFRLRKEVGVAKLKMGYFANVIDIGRNMGIAISTDGVGTKVLIAQMMGKYDTIGIDCVAMNVNDILCVGAEPISMVDYIAVQEPHPDLLEGIGKGLYRGAQMARITIPAGEIAQLKELIKGKRETYGFDLVGTCVGIVSLDKVIMGQDIQEGDIVLGLESSGIHSNGLTLARQIFFDKMGFDVNEYFDELGRTIGEELLEPTRIYVPEVTEILNSDLNVRALIHITGDGFLNLTRVASEVGYVINYLPEPPPIFSLIKKLGNVTDEEMYKVYNMGIGFCLVMAPDDLAPALEIIKKHDIKGYQIGCVRGRERRIIIEPRKLTSKGNRFYGY